A window of Chanodichthys erythropterus isolate Z2021 chromosome 16, ASM2448905v1, whole genome shotgun sequence genomic DNA:
TCAGTTCTCATTCCATGTCCCTCTACCTTTCTGAAGAGTTAAATTCCATCTTTTCATTAAGTTTCTTGAAACTTGAAAACCTAAGTTTAATGATTAGATTTTGGAGCTgtgttgttctttttttttttttttttttttttttttttttgagtgtgtggATTAAGTGATGTTGTGTAAGAGATGATTGTTGCAAACATGAAAAATACTGTGATGCATGAAACATTTCACATGTTCTGACAAAGTATCATATCATGTCATATCATATCATGTCATATCATATCaaaataggcctaaataaagTGGTTACACAGTTAAAACCTGCAGTGAGAACATTGCCATTTTACTTTGAACTTAATTGAAGATATTTGAGTTTGAAAACTATTACATGCTGTTGAAGTGTCACCACTTTGTTCTCAGTTCACACAGACAGTAATAAATATGTTAATCTCTATGAATTAACAATTTACTGAACTATGATACATAATTAGGCCCAGTGTTGGGTGCAACTACTaagtaattagttactgtaatttaattacttttcccttgaaaaagtaaagtaagggattactctcgtttttgtatgtaatttaattacagttacttctgAAGTAATTGAACTAAATATTGTGTATAGACTGtagaacaattatatataatacaatagtggatttaacatCAACATTTAAAGTCTAatgttaaaatgcatgtttttatgTATCCTTTTCACTTTAAATACTTTGGTGAGTTAACATGAATTATGGCAACACTTTAGTGTcaaattctcacttttaacttgTTATTAGCATGAATATTAATAAGATATTGGCTATTAGTATTATTAGTACTTAAAAAGCACGTACtgtattaatgccttattctgcatgacaatattctacatcccttaatcctaacCAATACTTTAACTTAACCACTACTTTATTAAGtattaataaagtattaataagcagtaattaggagtttattgaggcaaaagtcatagttaatagttaattaatagtgagaactggaccctaaactaaagtgtgaccagaATAATTGTagtgttatattatatatttgaaagaatttaaagagcCATTCTATCCTTGtatcatttattaattcatcGAGGTTGATATAGGACTTAGAAAGTAATTAgtaataagtaattactttttGAAAAGAGTAATTTGTACAGTAATCTGATTACACTATTGAATATGTAATTAGTAACTAGTAATGAATTACTTTTTTAGAGTAACTGATTAGGCCTATATTAATATACTTATAATATTGCTTACTTGTAGTAGTTTCAAACTCAATGACTTCAtaagaaaacataaaaatggaCAATAAACCATTAACAGATCATAGCTTTTTGACAGGCAAATACCTGTCACTAAAAACAATGttacaaagaaaagaaagagtTACAATTTTGTCTCTCAATAAATTATTCTAACTTATTGACCCtgattgttatttttaaagggcagtatgactatctatctatccatctatctatctatctatctatctatctatctatctatctatctatctatctatctatctatctatctatctactcaGGGTAGCTGAGCTCaattttattcagtaaattGTCCTTTGGTCCATCTACAGGTTCACAGGGTGGGTTGGTTTACAGTGCACAAAGGCATGGCTGTTGATTGGTTGCCAGTCAGTCTATTCACATGTAAATCAGACCTCATAAATGTCCCCCTTCAATCGCCCACTTTACACAGTATATGTAGTGCTTGTTAGCACAGACTTTTGTCTCGAATTGAACCGCCGACCATCTGCCCCCCATTCAGGCGTCCTCTCAGCGGTCTCAACTGCAGCAATATGGCCCCTGCGTCCCGCAGCAACAGACACGAGGAGGACTATTACGGAATAAAAGACAGAAAGGTACGCAACATGTCTTTTTGATAGCACCAGGAAAAGTTTATCGACGTTTTCCCCTCAACTTAAACgcatttctctctccctcttcaGACGAGGAAACCTCTGGTGGAGAAAAAGAGACGCGCCCGCATAAATGAAAGTTTACAGGAGCTGAGGCTACTGCTAGCCGACCCGGATGTAAGTTCATTTATCACTTCTTAAAGCATCTGTATACACTGCCAACATACAGTGCAAAGAGAGTCTTAACATCGCACTTTGCGTCATTTTTAGGCGCAGGTAAAAATGGAGAATGCCGAGGTGTTGGAAATGACCGTGAAGCGCGTGGAAAGTATTCTACAAAACAAAGCGAAGGGTAAGAGCTGTTTCAATATCAAGTTTCACACAGGCCTAAAACGGATGCTTTCCGTTGCATTTAAAATAATCCCGAGTCTCATCTCGTGTAGTTTATTTGGGTCGTGACGTCATACCGCCTTTCTTCCTCCGCAGAGGCTGACAGCGTGAACCGCGAAGCTAACGAGCGTTTCGCCGCGGGGTACATCCAGTGCATGCATGAGGTGCACACCTTCGTGTCCAGCTGTCCTGGAATCGACGCGACCATCGCCGCCGACCTGCTCAACCACCTCCTGGAGTGCATGCCTCTAAACGACGAGGATCGCTTTCAGGACATCCTGTCAGATCTCATGACGGACTCTAGCAACGGTGGCACTTGGCCTGGCGAGCCGGCGTACGCTACGCTGTCCCCCGCTGTCAGCAGTGCCTCTTCTGCCTTGTCCCCGGCCCCTTCAACCACCTCCAGCGATGACCTTTGCTCTGACCTGGATGACACGGACACGGAGCACAGCCGCGTCTCGGTGGATGCAAGGGACCAGGCGCCAAGCTTGTACCTCTCCAAGTCCGTTTGGAGACCCTGGTAGTGTCGATTCATGAACATTTGAGtgcattttttattagtttagAGCTATTAAAACCTGCATTAGTCCAGGATTGAGCACATTTGTGATAGACCATTCATGGACAGTTCTACAGTTGGAATAGGGCATCtgcaatgttgctttttttgtcatttgtcaTCGACCTGTGGATACCCCTCAGTAAGCTCTTCTTGGTGCAACAATGTGCATTTCAATccagtttttcatttttatttaattgttttcttttgtatAAGCTAAGTTAAAACAACACTGTAAGGATAAATAATATTTCTAGGGAGTGTCTTCCCGTTTCTAATTATTgtaaactcttaaaaataaaggttccatgaagaacctttatcaTCCATGAAATCTCTCCATTGCACAAGATGTTCTTTAtagtttcacacacacacacacacacacacacacacacacacacacacacacacacacacacactggttcTTGTAAgaactgaaaggttctttgcggaacccaaaatggttctCCTATATGGCATCACTGTGAAAACTCTATTTTGgaaccattatttttaagagtgtagggTAGGATGTAAATATTTCAATGTCGTGGCTGTAGATATAGATCTcttgacatttaaaagtgtatgtaATCGTTGTGATAAaggaatttaaaataaataaaagtcatatgtaatgacatttaatgtgttttatatGTGATTGTGACTCACCcttcattaaaatatcattttgaTTTTCCTACTGTAAGAAGTGTCATGTTATTTCTTTAAATTTCCGTTACATTAACGCGAATTAGAGGCTTTCCTTGAACTGATGATGAAGAGCGGATGTTATAGAGTTTCTAGGCAGCTGCAGAACGCTTTGATGAAATAACCAGAGTATGTTACCTGCTTTATCACACCTCCTCTACATGTCTGAAAGTGTGAATGTCCGCTTTGGGTATTTTGAGCCTTCAGACGTGTAAAACTTAGCACCCATAACCTACTAGTGTTGCACAGAACGACTAGCGCTAATAGGTGTCGTGATGCAGATCATGTCTATTGCCGACTACGTGTTGCTAGTCAAGTCTGTTATCGAAGTatagcaaaaatggcattttggcGGAAAATTTAGttgctattgtattttttatatatatttttagtaatggACAGTAAAAATAAACAACCTGTCTGTAACCATACTCGCCAACCCACGTGGTTTAGTATAAGTTTTACTCGAAGTTACGGTTTGATTACGGaagatattattaataaaaagcattaaatctTACACAGCTGAGCACagaaatatataaagttatacGTTATCTATCCACAAATGAAGTCGAAAGTAGAGGCAACGCTATAAAGTTTTCAGAAAACGTTTCAGTAGCTAATTAAGTTAGCAAGGTGATTCCTTGTCTATATTTAGCGTACTGTGAAAAACAAACGCTAATTCCAACAAATATTAGTCAGAAGAGTGTTAAATAGACGCTCGCGAGATCGCTTCACATGAGGTTAGCAATATAGCTACTCGCGCGGTTTCTGTGTATCATTCAGACGTCGACAAAACAGAGGTGATACACTTCACAAATATTGACTACCACAAACCACTTTGTTTTTACTTCAAATGTGTAGTCTAGAGATTAACCAAGTGTAACTTACTAGGTCTGCAGGAGACTAAACCTCAACTGACTGCGGCCGTAACAGAATAAGTGCTGCTAAAACCACTGAATAACCGTCGAGTAACGTTAGTCCATATGGATGACCTATAGTTTGAAGATCCGTCTTAGTTTATATAAACCATTAACTGCAGTTTTCCACAACCAAGATTTGAGCACGTTTGATGTAAATACgtattaactgttttaaatccACATATAAGGTTCACAGACTGTTGACAGGTTGTATTACCACTGCTTTCATCAGGATCAGGGCCGGATTTTCGGCGTCTGAAGGTTGTTGTCTTGGTAGGAGGCCGGGTGGAGCCATTCACACCTTGTCCTCAAATTGGCGCAGGTGTGAAAGAAAGGAACTAGCGCGCCTTTCATGTGTGGAGGCTCAAACCCCAGTGAGGAGAGTCTGGTCACATGAAGGGAAGTTGTGCGTCTGATGTGCGCTGTATACTAATAAAAAAACGTTTTAACGGTCGTCTGACTTTGAACATATGGCGCAGAATGGGCCCCTCTGTTCCAACGGTCCGTTTGTGCAGGACCGGGCTGTACACTGACAAGCAAATACGTCTAAACTAAACACTGGGAAATGGAAATaggcattttaaaatacaacagTATGTTTCAAAGTGACGTTATACATAAAATAGCCTACATTAGAGGACTGGACGAAAACAACCTCATTTAATATCACAAAATACTTTTCTTTTGGACTCTGAACATCTTAAATTGATGactttcaagtcaagtcacctttgataacaggaaaattatGCATTTCAGCTGAAgttagttcagtgttgattcagtttagttGTAAAGAtaatcaattttaaaattagtttatttaatttataaagcagatctgcaaaaaaaaatgtcattttcacTTTCAATGAATATTTGTACATAGTATAAAAAGCTACATAATCTGGAAAATGCATTTGGAATaacggtagcactttattttacagtcctgttcctcATGTACTTACAATGTACTTATGATTAGTAATTGTAATAACTGTGTAATAACTAGTTACTAACCCTGAACCCCTAAACCAAACCTTAACCCATGTACATTATATTACCCAGtactttcttaggtaagtaAACTGCAAATACATGTAagtgcacatactgtaaaataaagcacAACCGAAATAACATCAGtttcatatacatttatttttacattaaagtaaaataaaaagaaatgtacaatatttttaaatgcatagaCATCTAAATGATTTACCAAAAAGTGGTCCGATTTCTCCAACTTCACTGTACTAAATTcatatattgtattttaaatcttGATAATCATGAACAAAGACACAGCCAAAAGTAGATTCTTTCTAAAAAATAGACTTTATTTCAAAtttattaaacaacaaaaagGGGCAGCATAAAGGAACACCAAGTTTGAAAGTGACAAAATGCAAGGACATTTATATACAACATGGGCTAAATGTTGTGAAATAGTTTCCTCAATACTAAAAGCTTAATGCCAAGTTGACCTTCACATGGAGACCTTTGAATCTGACATTTAAACCTTCATTCTGCCCATATGTATAAGGTGTTTTTGTGCTGCAGTAACTGTAGATTTATGGTAATTGTGGTTATACAGCAGGTTTCGGTGGGGGCAGTCAGAGAGATCAGGGTTAGACCTCTGTCTCAGCAGATTCAACCTATGTTTGGGCTAATAAAAGGAGACATTTAACACTGAGGGTCTATATAGCAACAGACAATCAGACAAGCAGTCTGAACAAAACAATAGCACCTAAACTCTTTAGCCCAAAATACTTTTCTGAAAAATTCACCTAATGCTACTAATGCATTGCACTTGAGGTCTTAACACATTCACAATCTGATCAAATAAGCTACAAATGCTGAAGCAAAGTTATCGTGGTTTGTGTACCTTTCAACTGCCCtagtttaataaattatatttcagcTCATAATAGTCCTCAGTGTAGAATTGTGAATTTGAAAGGATATCAGAAATCTATCCCACAACACAACTATCAAACACCAGAAGAACTGTGTCAAGTGCTTTTACGTCTttttagaagaagaagaaaaaaaaccatataaaatattttcttttatagaaAAAGAAAGTCGTAAAGAAGAAAATAAGTTAGTTTGTATATATACACTGGGAAAAACTGCCAAGGAAACACTGAAAAGGAAATATTCCTTAAAAAGTCCAACGGTAATGGTAACTGAACAGCACAGAGTCTGGCTTTAAAGACAGTTCAGACTGTCTGGAAATAATCTGTTGACTTTGATATGCTCtcacattcactcactcactcatgtATTTACACATCtgtacacactcacacaaactaGCAACCAGAACGAGTCTTCGTGAAGGTCTGTGGCTGCGgcagaagcattttcttgatgCTAAAATGTCCGCATTGTCTGATCAGACGAGGTCTGTGTTTTTATATGTGGAAATGAGGTCTGGTTTAGGTGACAAGACCCGGACAGCCATGTGCTCTTTAGTGTGAAGGATCTTCACTGCTATTGGCTGGAGGCGCGGTGACATCATTGGTTTCTGATTCCCCCATGTGCAGATCTGGTGGATCCTCCTCTGTCAGGGTTTCACTGACCTCTTCACAGCTGACACACGCCTGCAAATAAACACTTATTAGTCTACGTGGAGTGCGCAACTCTTTTTATTCTCTATTCTTCCATTAAAAAATGTAgtgcttgattttatccatCTGGAATTGACTAGATAGTGAAATGTGGTAAAAGTTATTACTTTTTGATGAAAGTTACAATAAACATATCTAAAATTTCATATAACATTTGAccactgtaatatatatatatatatatatatacacacacacacacacacacacacacacacactattttaaaaaaaattggggtcaattagaaattaatacttttatccatcagcaaggatgcattaaattgatcaaaagtgacactaaagatatttgtcacaaaaaaattatattttaatttcatttctatttcaaagaatccttaaaaaatgtatttaaaaattaagcagcacaacttttctcaaaattgatagtaaaaataaatgtttgttgagcagcaaaccagcaagaatgatttctgaaggatcatgtgacactgaagacactaAAAATTCAtcttgcatcacaggaataaaatagaaaattgttattatatattgtaatattgttttactgtatttttgatcaaataaatgcagccttggtgagcataaaagactttcaaaaacatttaaaaaaattcatccatgcatcGTAATAGGACATcatttatgcattaaaaacTGACCTCAGTACATATTAGATGAAATATCAATGTATACAGACCTTGACGTCAATGGCTTTGGGAAGTCCGCCTCTTCTCATCCAGGGATGCACTTCTGCCAGCTCTCTCTTCTGATCTTCTGTAAAGCGTGGCTGACTTTTCTGCATCTGCCGCAACTTCTCCCTGTCCTCCCTCAGAACCTTCTGGATGTCACTGCAAAAGAGAAGAATTTGTTTGTGATTTAATGCCATGCCGGCTTCCATGGATATTTTCATGGCAAAAAAACAATACAAGATTAAAACCTATCCAGCTATTTCCTAACGTATCCAGCATTTTAGATTATGGGAGGCACTTCCAGTTTGGGAAAGTTTCACTCAAAAAGACTGAacaaatcatttcaaatcataaggATGTGCTACAAATAATCCATATCTGTCAGCTTGAATGAATGAGCAGTAAAATCtccttcatgttttattttcagacagcAGGAGAATAATGTAACGTTTGGTATTTTAATGTGACAAGAATGGCAAGAGCTCCTTTATTGTACCcagtttttgaaaatgcttattgatttttttttaacagtataaCAGAAGTTACTCCCATAATTCCATACTCTGTAGGAAAAAGGTGGATACAAGCTTGAAAACTGAATGTGGTCTGACTTTGTAAAAGTGAAagctaaataaaacaatttcaaaagagatgtaaaaaaaataatcaacacatacacactcaatcAGTGGCCAAGTACACACAAATAACATTTATGTAGCGCCCTCTAATgggcatattatatatatatatatataaatatatatatatatatatatatatatatatatatatatatatatatatatatatatatatatatatatatatacatacagggagtgcagaattattaggcaaatGAGTATTTTGACCACATCATCCTCGTTATGCATGTTGTCTTACTCCAAGCTGTATAGGCTGGAAAGCCTACTACCAATTAAGCATATTAGGTGATGTGCATCTCTGTAATGAGAAGGGGTGTGGTCTAATGACATCAACACCCTATAGcaggtgtgcataattattaggcaACTTCCTTTCCTTTGGCAAAATGGGTCAAAAGAAGGACTTGACAGGCTCAGAAAAGTCAAAAATAGTGAGATATATTGCAGATGGATGCAGCAGTCTTAAAATAGCCAAGCTTCTGAAGCGTGATCATCGAACAATCAAGCGTTTCATTCAAAATAGTCAACAGGGTCGCAAGAAGCGTGTGGAAAAACCAAGGCGCAAAATAACTGCCTGTGAACTGAGAAAAGTCAAGTGTGCAGCTGCCAAGATGCCACTTGCCACCAGTTTGGCCATATTTCAGAGCTGCAACATCACTGGAGTGCCCAAAAGCACAAGGTGTGCAATACTCAGAGACATGGCCAAGGTAAGAAAGGCAGAAAGTCGACCACCACTGAACAAGACACACAAGCTGAAACGTCAAGACTGGGCCAAGAAATATCTCAAGACTGATTTTTCTAAGGTTTTATGGACTGATGAAATGAGAGTGAGTCTTGATGGGCCAGATGGATGGGCCCGTGGCTGGATTGGTAAAGGGCAGAGAGCTCCAGTCCGACTCAGACGCCAGCAAGGTGGAGGTGGAGTACTGGTTTGGGCTGGTATCATCAAAGATGAGCTTGTGGGGCCTTTTCGGGTTGAGGATGGAGTCAAGCTCAACTCCCAGTCCTACTGCCAGTTTCTGGAAGACACCTTCTTCAAGCAGTGGTACAGGAAGAAGTCTGTATCCTTCAAGAAAAACATGATTTTCATGCAGGACAATGCTCCATCACACGCGTCCAAGTACTCCACAGCGTGGCTGGCAAGAAAGGGTATAAAAGAAGAAAATCTAATGATATGGCCTCCTTGTTCACCTGATATGAACCCCATTGAGAACCTGTGGTCCATTATCAAATGTGCGATTTACAAGGAGGGAAAAAAGTACACCTCTCTGAACAGTGTCTGGGAGGCTGTGGTTGCTGCTGCATGCAATGTTGATGGTGAACAGATCAAAACACTGACAGAATCCATGGATGGCAGGATTTTGAGTGTCCTTGCAAAGAAAGGTGGCTATATTGGtcactgatttgtttttgtttggtttttgaaTGTCAGAAATGTATATTTGTGAATGTTGAGATGTTATATTGGTTTCACTggtaaaaataaattgaaatgggtataaatttgttttttgttaagttgcctaataattatgcacagTAATAGTCACCTGCACACAAAGATGTCCCTCTAAAATAGCTAAAACTAATAACTACTTCCAAAAATATTCAGCTTTGATATTgagtttgtgttcattgagaacATGGTTGTTgttcaataataaaattaatccTCAAAAAtacaacttgcctaataattctgcactccctttatatgtgtatattatatatatatatatatatatatatataattagatgtagtttggaacaacattgtGACAACATGAGTGACATTTCACCTGGTTAAACACAATAGCTctaaaggccccgatatacttaaAGCAAAATCAAAGAAGAAACTGGTGTgatgtcatttcaaacaaaatcaggctAAAATGAAGTTCGTTTGGAGTTTGTATTGGGAGTTCAAAACAggttgccaaagcgaactttccaGCTGGTAAACACCTATGAACTACCATTGTTCTGTGCCGACTACGCAATAAGAGGGTGCAGCACTGAGGCTTCGCATTCTTTGCCGTGAAAATTTTTCtggttcatttcttctgttcagtgcGTCAAGAACAGACACCAGTTAAAACATGAACAAATTGGAGAGCCGTTTTATAGTAGAAACGGAAGTTGTAATTCTAACTGAAAGAGACagtgacactgtttttcatgtccaatactgtaaagctgcttgctttaaagtattctattgtataaagtgcaatataaatatacatgacTTGACTTTACTGGTGTGCCGAATTacagagctggtgcaaacatatccacatcgctACGATAAGATGCTTCCTTACTGCCATTTTCTCATCACCTCATCATTTTTGTTGTGCTTATtctgttattgagaggaaagcatGCAGCACATAATTACACATTCATCTAAACGTCACTCTGGGCAGCGTGGCCGTTGTCGGGATGTTCGCTAACAGTATatgctgaaaatgtatttcGAACTTATTTTCACCCCAAtcgaagaaagaaaaagaacttTGCAGTGAGTATA
This region includes:
- the hes6 gene encoding transcription cofactor HES-6; protein product: MAPASRSNRHEEDYYGIKDRKTRKPLVEKKRRARINESLQELRLLLADPDAQVKMENAEVLEMTVKRVESILQNKAKEADSVNREANERFAAGYIQCMHEVHTFVSSCPGIDATIAADLLNHLLECMPLNDEDRFQDILSDLMTDSSNGGTWPGEPAYATLSPAVSSASSALSPAPSTTSSDDLCSDLDDTDTEHSRVSVDARDQAPSLYLSKSVWRPW